The Cyprinus carpio isolate SPL01 chromosome A3, ASM1834038v1, whole genome shotgun sequence genomic interval taagtttcctttgttcatcctttgtgtatttgattgtggaACTCCCTTAGTGATTGGACAGTCATCTCAGGTTTCCAGTGAGCAAGGGGGTCGACCAGCGTTACAGATACTGGCTGTAAGTGAACCCGGTTTCTCTTATCTCTGTCCGTCGTTGCGGTCCGCAGTAAGACCTCAGCAATTTGGCACTCCAAGGGTAGTCAATCAGTCCAGCCGACACAAACAACGCAATTTCTGGGACCAGTACCTAAACCGGGGCCTAAAAAGGGGCCACTCTCTTTCGAGAGGGTTCTAGGGAAAAGCCCAATTTTGCAGTGCTGTCTGGCGGTTGACACCTTGGTGTTGCCAGGTTGTGTTAAAAGTCACAAGCTGTTTGAGAGGGCGCAGCGCGACACAGAGTAACGGAGGGCCGGGGACACTGCAGTTGAGTGTTTGGGAGCGCCAGGGAGACTGCCCGCGCTGCTGGTTTCCACCTGAGCGACATCAGTTCACCCAGGTGAACCAAATGTGATAAAacccatccacttattataaggcacagaatattagatattcccccggatatattttaagtgtttggtcCACTTTTCCTCTCTAAGCCACACCCTTTTCCTAGGTCTCTTACTCCCATAGCCACACGTGCTGTAGGCCCTAGCAGAAACTCTTGCGAAAGGTAGCAGGTTTAGCCCCTTTATTTTCTTCCTAACACTTCCAGCGTTTGTATTCATTCCATTTCATTGCAGACCAATTTATTTGGTGTTTCTGTTTTCACTGTGCTCTTTCctatcttcagtttttttttttttctttttcccttttcatGCTGTTGTGATCTTGTTTCTTACAGTTCACCGAGAGACCCCAAGGAGAGCTAAGTAGTAGAGCGACAACCGAACAGCCGGTGTCACCAGGTGACCCACGAGGCTACCACCTGTCAAAGTCTCTATTTTTGGCCGACCCGTAATTGAACCCGCCTAACTGTCTAACTGTCTGCATCAGTTAGCCGAAATTCTTATAGACGGCATAGCCCGTACGATAGCTCGTTAGCCAGAAAACAAACTTGCATTggcctctttgtgtgtgtgctgtgtttctcTCATCCGCAGTGAGCCAGGATGTCCCGTTCATCCAGTCCCGCAGTCCCTTGGGATCAGCTAGCGACATGGCTGGAAACGATGATGACCCCCTTCCTGCCCACAGGCACCAGGGACCTGCATCACTTGAGCCAAAGACAACTGGACACTGAGATGGACCAGCTGATGGCACACGATCCGACGCAGAGTTACCCCCACAAAGAACTCGCCAGGATCACCGGGACCCTAGCTCACCTCCTCATCGCCCAGGCACGGCTCAGCGAAAAGAGCTACCTCGACCTGGAGCAGGAAGCTGTAACTCTAAGACTTCAAGCGGAGGAAGCCCGGAAGCATCAGGCTCACACCCAGAGCCGTCTAGATAAGCTACTTCTCGAGACCCAAGACCAGCACGAGAAAGAAGATGCCACAGACCCAGGGCTACAGGAGGAAGTAGACAGACTTCAAAATGCCCTGGAGAATCTTCGTCTGGACACAGACCAAAGAGAACATTTGGAGAGAGAAGCCCGAGAGGGACTCGAGGCAAAGCTCTGACAAGCTGAAACCCTCCTTGAAAGGGCTGAaattgaactgaaagaaagagatgctAAAGCTAAGGCCTATGAAAATCACCTGAACATGGCCCGAGCTGAAATCCATGATCTTACACAGCATAAAAACTTTCTAAAAGATGAACTTGACATCGTTCACAgagaactgaaacattcttataGACTGCAAAGtgaacaaaaagaggaaacacacTCCACAGAGTTTCCCCTGGCCAGTGGACCCACCCCTTTCAGCCAAGAACTTAGAGCTGAAAAAGGGAGTGAAAGCCTGCTTTTCAAAATGTCACCAACCAGCCTGCACGAACCCCTGTCAGCAGCGGGGGAGGGAAAACCCTTCCAGAAAGTCCTGGTCACCAGCCACAGACACATGGCTCCCAAAGAACTGGACAAGCTGGCTAGAAACATCCCTACGTTCAACCCAGATCCTGCAGGAGGCCATGACATTCACGCTTACTTACAGGACATAgactttcacttacaaactgtcgcCAACGTAACCACTTGGGACAAACTATACCTGCTCAGAATTACGTCCAGTCGTGAGGTACGCAGTTTCTTAGACcgtcaaccagagactgtcaaaACAGACTACCAGCAACTGCGAAAAGCTTTGGTGCGTGAATTCTCTGATCCAGAATCAGACCAAGGGTTAGTAACCGCAATGGACCTCAAGCAAGGTCGACTTGAAACCCCAACGAATTTCTATAACCGACTGCGACGTGCCTACTTCGGAGCACGAAATGAACAAGGCATGGAGGAAGACATTAACTTCCGAACTTTGTTTCTTCAAAACCTCCATCCTACTGTAAGCCACCATTTGGGAGTATTAGCGTGCCCGCGTAGCATGTCAACGCAACATTTACGCGACTTAGCCCATAAGGCTTACACCAAACAAAAGACTCTGTCAGAAAAGACTGTAAAACACCCAACTATTTGCCCTGTCTCTGAGTCCTATTCAGAGTTGACCCTAGAGGGCGCCCAACCGCACCACAGTTATAGACCCAACAACCGAGAGTCAAGACCGTTccaagccagcagagggcagcgtGGTCGTGGTGGTGCCCGTCCGAGGCAACAGAACGACCGCTCTGGAGGATCCTGGGACCGGCCTCGCCCCTCCCACAACCAAAAGGGGGGGGCCACCTGGGAAGCCAGCCGGCGACTCAGAAATAGCCGACCTACAGCCTCCAGAACACCAAGCCCAGGGAGCCGGGAGGGGGAACACTCTCAACGTGATGCTTGGAAGCTCAAGGCTGAACCCACATCTAACAAGGAAAGTGCAGCCACGTCCGAAGCTGCAGAACTTCTGAATGTACTGAAAGAGTTCCTTAAAAAGAAACCTCACAAGGAAGACAAGAAGGATAAACCAGACACCGCATGACTAAACCTTATGCCTGAAACCAACACCCTTCCCGACGTCTCAGCAACTGAACCAAGCACCCAGAACACTGTTTTGCAACCACAAACTATGGAACTAGCTGTTGCATCATCAAACGACAGCAGCACCCACTCAGTCCAGGTGACGTCTGCACCTCCTGACCAAGAAAGCATCATCCCTCACACTGAGGTACCAGAAAGTGCTGTTTTGGTTATCTGTAcccacaacgaaacacacaagaCATACCATGACTGCTTATCGATCGACACACACAGCCCCAACACCAAAACTCCTGGGGAACCTGATCGAGAAGGGAGTGGCTCGGAAACTCTACCTAACTATCACCTTAGAAAAGGAAATGAGACTCGAAGCCCTTGTGGACACAGGCTCAGACCTCACGTTGATTTCGGCTGAACTATTTGATAAGCTCAAATTTGAAGCTCAAAGACAGAATCGAACTCTTAATTTCCACACTTGTGAGCTGAATGTACAGTCATACAGCCAAAATGACATCCAGCTTAGAAACGTAGCTCCCATCCACCTGACTATCGGTCCTATGAGTCTAGTACATCCTATTTATGTCTCACCAATGAACACTTATTCATTTCTCAtcggcaaagacctgctagatcgcTTTGAGCCTTTACTAGActtcaaacagctgaaagtctgggctcaagtgcgagatcctcttcccctccagccacacaggtcgccggcgccagactgtcaggtcaccgaggtcacgggaactcccacagagccagactgtcaggtcaccgaggtcacgggaactcccacagagccagactgtcaggtcacagaggtcacgggaACCCCAGCAGTCAGCCATGGGTACGCAGCCTCAACTACAAGCCAAGGCTCAAGTTCGCTCCTCTGCACCTTCAAGGCCACCAAAGACTCTGATACCTACAGCCCCAAGGTCAAGACCGAACTGCAGCTGCATGATGTAACCACAACGGACATTATTCTGGCCATATGGGCAGACAACTCAGCCATTAGTCTCTCCCTTTACAACGCAATCATTGAGAAGACACCGGACCTTCCGTATGCCAGCAAGCGCACCCGTTTCCCCTTGAACCCACAACCATCCTCTATGGTGTCTGCCAGAGGAATCTGCGCTTTGTACGTGAAATGGAATTACCGGTGCCTGACTCATTATTTCCTGGTCGTTCCGGACCTGCCCCACGATGTTTACATTGGAGCAGACATCTTGATTCGCCTCAAGGCTCATGTGGACATCTTTAATGAAGTTGAATGGGCCCCATTGACTTTGCAGCCACGCGTTTCCATCAACCATGACAACCTCATGTCAGGACAGACCATCCCAGAGGTCTGCACCTTAGTCAACGAACAGGAAACGGTGgtaccagcttacaccaaaggggtcgctattcggctcaacatgcgatgtggtcaaaccttaaaccacacgctGGGTTTCTTCCAACCTTCACCCGAATGTGTGGAACTCGGACTCACACTGGAAGCCACACCCCTCACTGAAGTGTCATCTCGTGTTGTCTACATCCTTTTCAACAACTGCACGGcaactgacatcaacattcccaaggcctaccggctgggatggctagtgagccatgactttcatgactttgaacTTTTACTACCTGTCATTGGgcccattccacctgcactgataccCGAAGGCAGTATagacaacacattgttcactgcacccttcaaattcatcgccatcacatctgtcatgtcagtgaccAAAGACCAGGTGTGCAGAACGGAGCTGACTGAGGACCAACACCTTGCAGTATACACAGTCTCCCACCAGAGCGTCGGTGAGACTGTTGAACCTACTACACCTCTCAATACCAAACTGACTGATGACACACCGACGGAGGAGCCTTACCCAGGTTTTGAATCTCAAGTGCAGCAAATTCTACAAGACTTAATGCACTTGAGAGCGATACGGATCGTCAAGGACTCAGACAAGTTCTGTATAAGTTCAAAGAATCCTTTGCCAAAGACTCTTTAGACTGTGGTCTCACCAGCCTCCACACGGTACGCATCCCTACGcaccctgatgctcctcccacttttgtcaaacagtacaagattcccatcgcctcacatgaaccagtgcaggagatcatcgaatctatgcttgagaaaggtgtcatccgTCCATGCAACAGCACCTACTCAGCCCCCATCTGGCCCGTCCTCAAACCTAACGGCAAATGGCGACCCACCATTGACTACAGGAAACTGAATCAACAGGTGCCGCTGTCACGATGGCCAatgacccagctagaacaagaaataccccgaatcagaggagccacaatcttctctacacttgatgtggcctctggattctggaccattccggtgcacccggaaaaccaacacaagctggcgttcacatttggcaaccgacagttcaccttcaacaggtGTCCGTTTGGCTACGccaactcaccagctgaattcaacatctttctgaacaaAGCCTGCCCAGATGCTAGAATGAGAGGTAACCTGATCTATGTAGATGATGTTCTCATGAAAAGTACAACGGTGGCCGACCACCTGAAAGAAATAAACTATGTTCTGAACCAAATATCCACCGCCGGAGCCAAGATCGCCCTCCACAAAGGACAGTGGTGCCGAACTAAGGTTAACTACGTGGGCCTGCTCATCGGATCCCAAGGCATTGAACCACAGTCGAACCGTATTCATGCTATTCAAAACATCAAACCTCCCACTAACGTCTCTGAGCTGCGGAGTTTTCTAGGGGTATGCAATCACTCTCGACAGTTCATCGAAAACTACTCAGACATTGCCAGACCTCTGACAGCTCTGCTAAAAAAAGACTGCCCTTTCGTCTGGTCGAAGGCTCAAGAACACGCCATGAAAGaactaaaaagacatttatgcacAGCTCCATGTCTTGCTTACCCCGATCCACAAAAGGAATTTTACCTGGAAGCTGGGTTCTCCGACCAATGTCTCAGTGCTGGCCTGTACCAACGGCATGACCAAGACAAGAAAGTAGTTGCCTATGCCAGCAAGACACTGCTTCCACCAGAGTGTAAGTTCTCAGACTGTGAAAAAGCTCTGCTCTGCACTGTATGGGCCATTCAGCGATTCTCCAATTACATTGGAGCACAAAAAGTTATCATAGAGACTTGCCACCAGCCAGTAATGTTCCTCAACAGCCAACGAATCCGAGATGGCGTGGTCACCAATTCACGCATAGCCACATGGTTAATGGCTCTCCAAGGACGCAATGTTGAGGCACGGTATGCACAGAATCACAAGTCTGCACTGGGCAATGGCCTGGCTGCATGCCAAAACTGCTCTGATAACACACCTGCAGAAACAATGGGCGTGCAAGaaccccaacaacaacaaccaacctGTCACAGGTACTTTGAAGAGAATGCGTGTCAAGGCATGCTCACAGCCTATGTCGATGGATGCTCCTACAACCACAATGGCATCCTTAAGGCAGGTGCAGGAGTGCTGTGGGTCAACGACCAGCCGTGCCCCCCACAACCACTTCAAATTAGGTCCCCAGTCTTCACAGTATGCAGAAATAGCAGCCATTCTCATAACTCTGCAGATCGCATCAGCCCATGACATCAGAGAAATCCTCATCTGTACAGACTCTAACTATGCCAGACTCAGTTTTGTGTGCCACCTTCCAGGTtggaaacagaatggtttcaaaacggcaaacaacaagccagtcaaacaccaacacctgttccaggaatgtgataacatcacaaaaacacacaatataactgTGTACTGGAAGAAGGTAAAAGGACACTCGAAGTTACCAGGTCTGGACAAAGACCTAAATGATCAAACTGACGCCCTCGCCAAAACAGGCGCACTACATGGGGAGGTGTGGTCACTTCCAGAACCCACACACCCAGCCCCAATGTTGCAGTGTTAACCCGCAGCAAACGACCTTCACCTGTGGCAGTGCCCGCCTCCCAGCCGCTATCGCTAACTCCACAGATTTCCAACAACGACATTGCAGATATGCAAGCTTCTGACACTGCCATAAAGACAATTCTTAACCACCTCTCTGACCCCTCCAACCACCCTATCACTCAGGCTGAGCTCACTGATGACTCGTGCCTCCGACACCTATATAACACCAGACACATGCTGCACGTACAGGGCGACATTCTGTGGTTTGCACCTGATGACAGCACAGCGCCACGGCTCGTGGTGCCACGATGCCAAAGGGGGGTACTACTAATGTACGCCCACGACACACCATGTGCTGGACACCACGGTACCAGAGCCACGTATGACACACTGACACAGGTGGCATTTTGGCCCGGCATGCAGCAAGATGTGGCAGAGTACGTCAGAGAATGTCTTGTGTGCTGCCAGTTCACACCAGCAAACCCAAACCACAGAGCCCCACTGCAACGCAGAGGGATCACGTTCCCGTGGTCAGACCTTCAAATTGACTGGGTAGGACCCCTGCCCAGGTCAACAAGAGGAAACAAGTACTTTCTCACTGTGGTGTGCCAGTTTACCAAGTGGGTAGAGTGTCTGCCAGCACCCAATGACACTGCCCAAACCACGGCATACCTCCTGATGAACCATATCTTCTCCCGGTTCGGATTGCCACTGAGAGTCAACTCAGACAGAGGTACCCACTTCACGGCCGAGATCATGCAACAGATCTGGAAATGCCTAGGGGTACAAGCTAAACTTCACATCAGCCACCATCCAATCGCGTTCGGCCAGGTAGAGAGATCGAACCGAGCGGTGGTCGACATGCTTAAAAAGTATGTGTCTGCTAACCAGAAAGACTGGGATGTGAAACTACCCCTTGTGCTGATGGCCATCAGAGCCACCCCGCAGGAATCAACACGGGTGTCCCCTTCTGAACTCATGACAGGGCGGCAGATGACCATGCCACTACACTTGCTGTATCAACCAGGAGACTCCAACCTTGCTCACTGCTTACACCACATTCCAGTATCTTGACGAGCTCCATAGACActtgaaaacaacttttgcttTTGCCCAGCAACACCTGCAAAAAAGCGCTGAAGGCCAGAAAGCATATTACGACCAGAAAGCATCACACCAAGAACTAAATGTGGGCGACAGGGTCTTGTATTACAGCTTCACCCCGCCAACTCAGACGGGCCCCCAGCGGCTGTCAAAGAAATTCCTACCACACTGGACGGGACCCCATGAGATTATGAACAAACTCTCCCCAGTTGCGTACCAAATCCAGCTAAACCGGAGATCGAGAGAACCAGTTCTCAAATGAGTCCACCGTAACCAGATTAAGAGACATGTGGCCACTAGCAGAGAAAGACAGGGAGGGGCCAATGCAAGCTAAACTTAACCGCCCCCATCGAAGCGGAAAGACTGTCCCATCCAACCCGGGACAACCCTCACTGACctgttccctctctctttccccttttttttcctccctacctctctctctctctctctggcctgtAACAGAATGCTGCTGTGGATTGTCATCCTGTGCCTCCAGACAACCAGAGGCCAGCCACCATCAGACATTATCACACCGGGTCCGGCCTCGGGCATTGTACTGAGAGAACAACCAGGACTCCTGATCACGAATTGTCGGACGCACACCCAGAAAGTATACGTTCGACTCGACCCCCGCAACGTCTACAGAGCACACTACCCCCGCGCAGTAGCCCAGTACAGCTGGGCCGGTGCCCGTTGGACAGAGGACTCCCTCTATCACGCCGAGGCCGATGTCAAGCACATGCTCAACCAACTTGAGAAGATGACTGTTACCCAGGCGGAATTAGGTGGACACAACCGCCGCTCCAAACGTTTCCTGGGAGCGTTGCTCGGAGCCGCCGCTGCTGTTGGAACTCTGTTCAACATTGGTATGTCCAGTGTCAATGCAGTAAACATAGCACTGTGAGACGGCATGTGGCTGAAATTCAGACTGAACTTCCACAGCTAAAAGAGCAACTCACCACACAGAGTGCATCCTTGCAAACCATCGGAAAGACATTGAAAGGAACGGTGGTCATTCTCAACACTCATAGCGTGCTTTTGAACCAGACCGTGAACTCCATGAAACAGCTGTTCACTGTCTTCCAGAATGACTTTGCCCAAACGCAGCTAGTCACAGCATTAATGACTGACATGTTACGGGAAGTGAGTTCCTCCATCGACAGTCTAGCCATGGGAAGAATTCCACCATACCTGATACCCTTAAGCCTGGTGCAAAGTGTGCTGGCTTCCGCCATCACCACACCCACTGATCCTATGCAAATACACCTTGCCTACTCACTGGGTAGCGCTATTCCCCTCTACGTGGATCCCGAGCAGAAGGAGATGAGTTTCCTCCTGAACTTACCCTTCATAGAGTCGAGCCGAATCTACAGGCTCAAAGACATTGTTAATGTGGGTTCTGGAAGGATAACACGCATATCAAGATACGTACCCCTGAGGTGGTGGCATACCATGACAGCAACACCCAGCTGTACTTAGCCCCGAACCTGCACATGTGCACCCTGACTAAAGACATCCACTACCTCTGCCCCAGCAAACCGTTTCTCAGAGACAATACTGATGGAATCTGCGGGTTGCAACCCATGATCAGCAACACGCGTTGCCCTGCCGACGCCCAGCCTCGCAGCCAAGTCACCGAGACGCAAGCTGAGATTGTAGGTGATAGATGGCTCGTTAACACTCCAGTACGTACCGCTACATTGACCTACGACCAGCATGACACCGCCACCCGTGTCAACCTGCTTGACCAGAGCATGTGGATTCAAGTCCCGCGAGGGGCCATCCTCCACCTTGACGATCTGGCCTTATACCATCTTCCGAGTGAAGAGTACCAATCAGAACTAGAAATCCCATCCTTATTCAAGAACTACAACTTCACCCTAGGTCCAGAGTTAGAACTATGGATTGAAAAAGGGGGGCCTCAGCTCATTGACATTGCTCCCGTCGACGCAGCCCTCCAAGCCTTGTCTCGATCACCCATCCTGAACACCTCACCTGTTGTCCAAGCCTGGACTGCAGCTGACACAGCACTGTGCATCTCCATGGTCATCGGCCACACCCTGACCCTTGGTGTGGCCTTCATCCTATACAGGAAACTCAACGAGAGGCGAACCTCTGCAGCCAAACTCAGGACAACCCTGACTGGAGGTCTCCGATGGAAACCACGGAGGGAAGGTACCACACCAGAAACGGATACGGACCTCATTGAGCTGGTTCGTCAGCCGTAACAAACACCTGCTCTCCGACCATCGTGATTCACCTGCCATCCGACCATTGTGATGGGTGTTGTCCGATAATGACCACAGGGCATCATCCGACCACAAAGGGGgaatgtaacactaatgagcggatggtattcaaccatctgtttcatattaatgaatcctgagtctctaacacatcctgcactcagagagaagaactttaaaaaaaaaaaaaaaaaaaaaaagataaggacttttgtttttacaacatcctccaacataaaacccccccctcgggcgccgcgatgtcgataacatctcagccctcgtgacatttattacaccttcgagatgatccagagacactctcgtgagcatcaaaggaaagaaaCACCCGCCATTTTATCACAGCACGAcgacattccagacacacacacacacacacacacacacacccacacgagcatttctggctcacacatgaacacttttgataaactacctctaaatgtattaaatgtatctctttatgtgcttagatgtcttcacgtgatatagtggaatagatataatgtttactgtgtgtttaatcaaactttatatgcctgtagttaggaacaactctgtatctctgtatccctgactcgcaaagttatagtttatggtgtctgtatgatcgtagaaacccgactgtgacgaatctcaacggcaaattacaaaaagatgaattgtttcagaagtacaatctttctgaggaaaaacgtgtaattttgtcatcgccatgaattagaccagtgggcggaaatcagcagacaaagaagatttttccgcctcagtttctcacacctcattggttcataaggtgacaataggtgtgaaccaacctttcaataaaaacaaaagaaaacccttgctcgtggcattccgccagagaaagaggggggtttcccagttcgcgatcggacttctcaagaagtccctccgtttgttcttctttacttttttcgttttatcttagtttttctttattgtcttctgatatttgacttcgttcaattgtcctcacgagccaaacgaacttaagtctaatcatcttttggcaaagtttacattcgcgttaaccaCGAACTCACGCATCACCAGCTCCGgaacggacaacgcagaagctacaacaacggacaatttgagctcagctacacacaagagccagatcaaagcaagtattTTCTTATATCAcaacttaaaaattgctgtttaaggttgtctaggctattccacttttgtgaaattacccaatgacttggagtctctcgcaaagttaactgtttgaaaattgtcactctgagatctgccttccctctgttctctcctctct includes:
- the LOC122138776 gene encoding uncharacterized protein LOC122138776, with product MARAEIHDLTQHKNFLKDELDIVHRELKHSYRLQSEQKEETHSTEFPLASGPTPFSQELRAEKGSESLLFKMSPTSLHEPLSAAGEGKPFQKVLVTSHRHMAPKELDKLARNIPTFNPDPAGGHDIHAYLQDIDFHLQTVANVTTWDKLYLLRITSSREVRSFLDRQPETVKTDYQQLRKALVREFSDPESDQGLVTAMDLKQGRLETPTNFYNRLRRAYFGARNEQGMEEDINFRTLFLQNLHPTVSHHLGVLACPRSMSTQHLRDLAHKAYTKQKTLSEKTVKHPTICPVSESYSELTLEGAQPHHSYRPNNRESRPFQASRGQRGRGGARPRQQNDRSGGSWDRPRPSHNQKGGATWEASRRLRNSRPTASRTPSPGSREGEHSQRDAWKLKAEPTSNKESAATSEAAELLNVLKEFLKKKPHKEDKKDKPDTA